A window from Dromaius novaehollandiae isolate bDroNov1 chromosome 1, bDroNov1.hap1, whole genome shotgun sequence encodes these proteins:
- the BIRC2 gene encoding baculoviral IAP repeat-containing protein 2: MNIMENSPFLANMMKHSALCDELKYDLSCELYRMSTFSTFPINVPVSERSLARAGFYYTGVKDTVKCFCCGLMLDNWQPGDNAMEKHKHLYPSCSFIQNVLSVNNLGLSSRSAFSPLVTSSFSPYLHSINSPPSLEQVGYFSGSFSSFPQDPITTRAVEDLSCLRLKLHNPSMSTEDARLRTFHSWPLTFLSPTDLAKAGFYYLGTADKVACFTCGGQLSNWEPKDNAMSEHRRHFPTCPLVENLTRDQPNFNVSNVSMQTREARVKTFINWPTRIPVQPEQLADAGFYYVGRNDDVKCFCCDGGLRCWESGDNPWIEHAKWFPRCEYLLHVKGREFVSQIQARFPHLLEQLLSTSDTPVDENVDPPIIHFEPGESHSEDAIMMNTPVVKAALEMGFSRRLIKQTVQSKILATGENYKTVNDLVSDLLTAEDEKREEEKERQSEEVASDDLSLIRKNRKALFQRLTCVLPILGSLLSAKVITELEHDVIKQKTQTPLQARELIDTVLVKGNAAASIFRNCLRDCDPLLYRDLFVEKSVKYVPTEDVSGLPMEEQLRRLQEERTCKVCMDKEVSIVFIPCGHLVVCKECAPSLRKCPICRGTIKGTVRTFLS, translated from the exons ATGAACATAATGGAAAATAGCCCTTTCTTGGCTAACATGATGAAGCACAGTGCTCTGTGTGATGAACTGAAGTACGACTTATCCTGTGAACTCTACCGAATGTCCACATTTTCTACTTTCCCTATTAATGTGCCAGTGTCAGAACGGAGTCTTGCCCGGGCTGGGTTTTATTACACTGGTGTGAAAGACACAGTTAAATGCTTCTGCTGTGGTTTAATGTTGGACAACTGGCAACCAGGAGATAATGCTATGGAGAAACATAAACACCTCTATCCTAGCTGCAGTTTTATTCAGAATGTGCTTTCAGTTAACAACCTTGGATTGTCCTCTCGTTCTGCTTTTTCGCCTCTGGTCACAAGCAGTTTCTCACCATATTTACATTCCATAAACTCTCCTCCAAGCTTAGAGCAAGTTGGCTATTtcagtggctctttttccagttttcctcaaGACCCCATAACTACTAGGGCTGTTGAAGACCTCTCATGTTTGAGACTGAAGCTTCACAATCCTTCCATGAGCACAGAAGATGCTAGACTACGCACTTTTCACTCATGGCCCCTGACATTTCTCTCGCCCACTGATCTCGCAAAGGCTGGATTTTATTACTTGGGGACAGCAGACAAAGTTGCTTGTTTTACCTGTGGTGGTCAACTGAGTAACTGGGAACCAAAGGATAATGCCATGTCAGAGCATCGTAGACACTTTCCTACCTGCCCTCTTGTGGAAAATCTGACTCGAGACCAACCAAACTTCAATGTTTCTAATGTGAGCATGCAAACCCGTGAAGCACGTGTTAAAACATTCATAAACTGGCCAACTAGAATTCCAGTTCAGCCTGAACAGCTTGCAGATGCTGGTTTTTACTATGTAG GGCGCAATGATGATGTCAAGTGTTTTTGCTGTGATGGTGGGTTAAGGTGCTGGGAGTCTGGAGATAATCCATGGATTGAGCATGCAAAGTGGTTTCCAAG GTGTGAATATCTGCTTCATGTAAAAGGAAGAGAGTTTGTAAGTCAGATTCAGGCCCGGTTCCCCCACCTTCTTGAACAG CTGTTGTCAACCTCTGATACACCTGTAGATGAAAACGTTGATCCCCCAA TTATTCATTTTGAACCTGGAGAAAGTCATTCAGAAGATGCAATCATGATGAACACGCCCGTGGTTAAAGCTGCCTTGGAGATGGGATTTAGTAGAAGGCTAATAAAGCAAACAGTGCAAAGTAAGATCTTGGCCACTGGAGAAAACTACAAGACTGTTAATGATCTTGTGTCTGATCTCCTTACTGCTGAAGatgagaagagagaagaagagaaagagaggcagtCTGAAGAAGTGGCCTCAG ATGACTTGTCCTTAATCCGGAAAAATCGAAAGGCTTTATTCCAACGTTTGACATGTGTACTTCCAATTCTTGGGAGTTTACTGTCGGCTAAAGTGATAACTGAACTTGAGCATGATGTTATTAAGCAAAAGACTCAGACACCGTTGCAAGCAAGGGAGTTGATAGATACAGTCTTAGTGAAAGGAAATGCAGCAGCCAGCATATTCAGAAACTGTCTACGAGACTGTGACCCTTTACTGTACAGAGATTTATTTG tGGAGAAGAGTGTGAAGTATGTTCCTACAGAAGATGTTTCAG GTTTACCTATGGAAGAACAATTAAGGAGGTTACAAGAGGAAAGAACATGTAAAGTCTGCATGGATAAAGAAGTTTCCATTGTTTTTATTCCATGTGGTCACTTAGTGGTGTGCAAAGAATGTGCACCTTCCCTTAGGAAATGCCCTATTTGCAGGGGGACAATCAAGGGTACAGTACGTACATTTCTTTCATAA